In the Carassius gibelio isolate Cgi1373 ecotype wild population from Czech Republic chromosome B24, carGib1.2-hapl.c, whole genome shotgun sequence genome, one interval contains:
- the uba5 gene encoding ubiquitin-like modifier-activating enzyme 5 isoform X2 gives MLWLWWEWEEWAVSLQKCSPDVALLLLFDYDKVELANMNRLFFQPHQAGLSKVEAAEHTLRSINPDVAFESHNYNITTMDNFTHFMNRISHGGLEEGKPVDLVLSCVDNFEARMAINTACNELGQVWMESGVSENAVSGHIQLIIPGETACFACAPPLVVAANIDEKTLKRDGVCAASLPTTMGVVAGLLVQNVLKFLLGFGTVSYYLGYNAMQDFFPSMAMKANPQCDDRHCRRQQDEYKKKEVERPKQEVVQEEEEVVHEDNEWGIELVSEVSEAELQDASGPVPDLPEGITVAYTIPEKDGASGETVEETDQSLEELMAQMRKM, from the exons ATGCTGTGGCTGTGGTGGGAGTGGGAGGAGTGGGCAGTGTCACTGCAGAAATGCTCACCAGATGTGGCATTG TTGCTGCTGTTTGACTATGATAAGGTGGAGTTGGCCAACATGAACCGGCTCTTCTTCCAGCCACATCAGGCAGGGCTCAGTAAAGTTGAGGCTGCAGAACACACTCTTAG GAGCATTAATCCAGATGTTGCTTTTGAGAGCCACAATTACAACATCACCACAATGGACAACTTCACGCATTTCATGAACCGCATTAG tCACGGAGGACTCGAGGAGGGAAAGCCGGTGGATTTGGTCCTCAGTTGTGTTGATAACTTTGAGGCTCGGATGGCCATTAATACG GCATGTAATGAGTTGGGTCAGGTCTGGATGGAGTCGGGTGTCAGTGAGAATGCCGTTTCTGGACACATTCAGCTCATCATCCCTGGAGAAACTGCTTGTTTTGCT tgtgCACCTCCTCTCGTAGTGGCTGCAAATATCGACGAGAAGACGTTGAAAAGGGACGGGGTTTGTGCTGCCAGTCTGCCCACCACAATGGGAGTGGTCGCCGGACTCCTTGTGCAGAACGTCTTGAA GTTTCTGTTGGGGTTTGGGACAGTGAGTTATTACCTGGGCTATAATGCCATGCAGGATTTCTTCCCGAGCATGGCAATGAAGGCCAACCCACAGTGTGACGACAGACACTGCAGACGACAACAGGACGAGTACAAG AAAAAAGAAGTAGAGCGGCCAAAGCAGGAAGTGGTACAGGAAGAAGAGGAAGTGGTGCATGAGGACAATGAATGGG GCATTGAGCTGGTTTCAGAGGTGTCAGAGGCAGAGCTTCAGGACGCATCGGGACCGGTACCAGATCTGCCCGAGGGCATTACTGTAGCCTACACCATACCTGAGAAG GATGGAGCGTCAGGGGAGACGGTGGAGGAAACCGATCAGAGTTTAGAAGAGCTGATGGCTCAGATGAGAAAGATGTAA
- the uba5 gene encoding ubiquitin-like modifier-activating enzyme 5 isoform X1, protein MATVEELKLRIRELENELIKSKQKQSDAEHHLRPKIDQMSAEVVDSNPYSRLMALKRMGIVQDYERIRSYAVAVVGVGGVGSVTAEMLTRCGIGKLLLFDYDKVELANMNRLFFQPHQAGLSKVEAAEHTLRSINPDVAFESHNYNITTMDNFTHFMNRISHGGLEEGKPVDLVLSCVDNFEARMAINTACNELGQVWMESGVSENAVSGHIQLIIPGETACFACAPPLVVAANIDEKTLKRDGVCAASLPTTMGVVAGLLVQNVLKFLLGFGTVSYYLGYNAMQDFFPSMAMKANPQCDDRHCRRQQDEYKKKEVERPKQEVVQEEEEVVHEDNEWGIELVSEVSEAELQDASGPVPDLPEGITVAYTIPEKDGASGETVEETDQSLEELMAQMRKM, encoded by the exons ATGGCCACCGTTGAGGAACTGAAGCTGCGAATCCGTGAGTTAGAAAATGAACTAATTAAATCCAAACAGAAGCAAAGTGATGCGGAACATCACCTCAGACCAAAGATTGATCAAATGAGTGCTGAAGTCGTAGACTCAAATCCATACAG TCGTCTGATGGCACTCAAAAGAATGGGCATAGTTCAAGACTACGAG AGGATCCGCTCGTATGCTGTGGCTGTGGTGGGAGTGGGAGGAGTGGGCAGTGTCACTGCAGAAATGCTCACCAGATGTGGCATTGGTAAG TTGCTGCTGTTTGACTATGATAAGGTGGAGTTGGCCAACATGAACCGGCTCTTCTTCCAGCCACATCAGGCAGGGCTCAGTAAAGTTGAGGCTGCAGAACACACTCTTAG GAGCATTAATCCAGATGTTGCTTTTGAGAGCCACAATTACAACATCACCACAATGGACAACTTCACGCATTTCATGAACCGCATTAG tCACGGAGGACTCGAGGAGGGAAAGCCGGTGGATTTGGTCCTCAGTTGTGTTGATAACTTTGAGGCTCGGATGGCCATTAATACG GCATGTAATGAGTTGGGTCAGGTCTGGATGGAGTCGGGTGTCAGTGAGAATGCCGTTTCTGGACACATTCAGCTCATCATCCCTGGAGAAACTGCTTGTTTTGCT tgtgCACCTCCTCTCGTAGTGGCTGCAAATATCGACGAGAAGACGTTGAAAAGGGACGGGGTTTGTGCTGCCAGTCTGCCCACCACAATGGGAGTGGTCGCCGGACTCCTTGTGCAGAACGTCTTGAA GTTTCTGTTGGGGTTTGGGACAGTGAGTTATTACCTGGGCTATAATGCCATGCAGGATTTCTTCCCGAGCATGGCAATGAAGGCCAACCCACAGTGTGACGACAGACACTGCAGACGACAACAGGACGAGTACAAG AAAAAAGAAGTAGAGCGGCCAAAGCAGGAAGTGGTACAGGAAGAAGAGGAAGTGGTGCATGAGGACAATGAATGGG GCATTGAGCTGGTTTCAGAGGTGTCAGAGGCAGAGCTTCAGGACGCATCGGGACCGGTACCAGATCTGCCCGAGGGCATTACTGTAGCCTACACCATACCTGAGAAG GATGGAGCGTCAGGGGAGACGGTGGAGGAAACCGATCAGAGTTTAGAAGAGCTGATGGCTCAGATGAGAAAGATGTAA